One window of Papaver somniferum cultivar HN1 chromosome 9, ASM357369v1, whole genome shotgun sequence genomic DNA carries:
- the LOC113308390 gene encoding uncharacterized protein LOC113308390 isoform X2: MIYPTGDCKAYDLYLSLFLHPVDWTESLDTGYSFTVTSQTDPSMRLKRELKYNNFPGKWPGDGWSRFMLLSELHDPDKGYIVNHTCVITVEVTCMMNKETKDDDDLNEGSPNKVEKTENETQAKGKEEKSSSEAEEYLGAGQPFAEGNNKVGFGEEKEFEDVGGFSILKTQAPLYRQIWLKYGHIPSTKVMPISLYPVLVMVVKDLMNCIIDMQQCRYVELTSDMIKD; this comes from the exons GACTGGACAGAATCGCTGGATACGGGGTATAGTTTTACAGTTACTAGTCAGACTGATCCCAGTATGAGATTGAAACGAG AGCTGAAATACAACAACTTTCCAGGAAAATGGCCGGGAGACGGTTGGTCAAGGTTCATGCTTCTTAGTGAACTTCATGACCCTGACAAAGGATATATCGTGAATCACACTTGTGTCATAACAGTTGAGGTTACTTGTATGATGAACAAGGAGACAAAAGATGACGATGACTTGAATGAGGGCAGCCCAAACAAGGTTGAAAAGACAGAAAATGAGACGCAAGCCAAAGGAAAGGAAGAGAAGAGTAGTTCAGAAGCAGAGGAGTATTTAGGCGCCGGACAACCCTTTGCTGAGGGTAACAACAAAGTTGGTTTTGGCGAGGAGAAGGAATTTGAAGATGTTGGAGGCTTCAGTATTCTTAAAACGCAAGCGCCTCTATATAGGCAGATCTGGTTGAAATATGGTCATATTCCTTCTACCAAGGTTATGCCAATCTCGTTGTATCCTGTCCTAGTTATGGTGGTCAAAGACTTGATGAATTGTATCATAGATATGCAGCAGTGCCGTTATGTAGAATTGACTTCTGATATGATCAAGGATTGA